In Drosophila nasuta strain 15112-1781.00 chromosome 2R, ASM2355853v1, whole genome shotgun sequence, a single genomic region encodes these proteins:
- the LOC132784191 gene encoding uncharacterized protein LOC132784191 — MLRVDLKALLQISKSTPGALQIHKRIQLKGNVSYIICCELHDGLLTINQARRLKLGRTRRRTKRQQKVLSKAKQPTTVMSLEGCLPSKPNISSHDARLDTQDLRSMINQYQQTSMQTCFTIGTQTRQIHLVSQATQIVRSMETKTTQTQEEPMLSAMASTMTDAGLQYRNSGTQTTQEQDEDELLSPHLRLLHQLLTMSNTQGQLLLRGVEGINQLIECKTLEMEKQSLEATTTAEVKQLCAKSYAILTQNNNKFQQQLKPQIRSARFRCGKFGSWPKRRHRHRREQTKHAETTATQMHSCKATQTEQLNTKVAANLVTATQRHRDKGFLWLRRSS; from the exons ATGTTGCGCGTTGACCTGAAGGCCttgttgcaaatttcaaaGTCGACGCCGGGAGCGTTGCAAATACACAAGCGCATCCAATTGAAGGGCAATGTGAG TTATATCATTTGCTGCGAGCTGCACGATGGCCTGTTGACCATCAACCAGGCGCGTCGCCTGAAGCTGGGGCGAACTAGAAGACGCACCAAGAGGCAGCAAAAAGTGTTATCAAAAGCTAAGCAGCCAACAACTGTGATGTCCTTGGAAGGATGTCTACCAAGCAAGCCAAATATTAGTAGTCATGATGCGAGGTTGGACACACAGGACTTGAGGTCTATGATCAACCAATATCAACAGACCTCTATGCAAACATGTTTCACAATTGGCACCCAGACGAGGCAAATTCACTTGGTGTCGCAAGCCACGCAAATCGTGCGAAGCATGGAGACAAAAACTACTCAGACACAGGAAGAGCCAATGTTGTCTGCTATGGCCAGCACTATGACGGATGCTGGGTTGCAGTATCGCAACAGTGGCACACAGACCACCCAGGAGCAGGATGAAGATGAACTACTGTCGCCCCACTTAAGGCTGCTGCATCAGCTGCTCACAATGAGCAACACTCAGGGACAGCTGCTACTGCGAGGCGTGGAGGGCATAAATCAACTTATAGAATGCAAAACACTCGAGATGGAAAAGCAAAGCCTGGAAGCCACAACGACGGCTGAGGTCAAGCAACTGTGTGCCAAAAGCTATGCGATATTGACAcagaacaacaataaattccAACAGCAGCTAAAGCCTCAAATTCGCAGTGCAAGATTTCGTTGTGGCAAGTTTGGGAGCTGGCCAAAGCGAAGACATCGACATCGCAGGGAGCAGACAAAACATGCGGAGACCACAGC CACACAAATGCACAGCTGCAAAGCGACGCAAACGGAGCAACTGAACACGAAGGTCGCCGCCAACCTGGTGACTGCAACACAAAGGCACAGAGACAAGGGATTCCTTTGGCTGCGACGCAGCAGCTAG
- the LOC132785654 gene encoding E3 ubiquitin-protein ligase RING1 codes for MASLEPTQNKTWDLSLYELQRKPQEIITDSTEIAVSPRSLHSELMCPICLDMLKKTMTTKECLHRFCSDCIVTALRSGNKECPTCRKKLVSKRSLRADPNFDLLISKIYPSREEYEAIQEKQMAKFNQAQSQQALVNSINEGIKLQSQNRPQRFRTNKGGGGGGGNNSGAGGGGSATRSGSSAVHAHDTASNDSNSNTNGTDRETRDVSSNNTAAGTASGAAGTATGATAPATNSSTTATTTATAAGTSGASTSSSRMQVDDASNPPSIRSTPSPVPSNSSSSKPKRAMSVMTSERSEESESDSQMDCRTEGDSNIDTEGEGNGELGINDEIELVFKPHPTEMSADNQLIRALKDNCIRYIKTTANATVDHLSKYLAMRLTLDLGADLPEACRLLNFCIYVAPQPQQLVILNGNQTLHQVNDKFWKVNKPMEMYYSWKKT; via the exons ATGGCCTCGCTAGAAccaacacaaaataaaacatggGATCTGTCCCTGTACGAGCTGCAGCGCAAGCCGCAAGAAATCATTACGGACAGCACAGAGATTGCCGTTTCGCCGCGCAGTCTGCACAGCGAGCTAATGTGTCCCATTTGCCTGGACATGCTGAAGAAAACGATGACAACCAAAGAGTGCTTGCATCGCTTCTGCTCCGACTGCATTGTCACCGCGTTGCGTTCGGGCAACAAGGAATGTCCCACGTGCCGCAAGAAACTCGTCTCGAAGCGCTCGTTGCGCGCTGATCCCAACTTTGATCTGCTCATCTCGAAAATCTATCCAAGTCGCGAGGAATACGAAGCTATACAGGAAAAACAAATGGCCAAATTCAATCAGGCGCAATCACAGCAGGCGTTGGTTAACTCCATTAACGAAGGCATCAAACTGCAATCTCAGAATCGTCCGCAACGCTTTCGCACCAACAAAGGAGGAGGCGGTGGAGGAGGTAATAATAGTGGAGCCGGAGGAGGAGGCAGTGCTACACGTTCCGGATCGAGTGCAGTGCATGCCCATGATACGGCTTCCAAtgacagcaacagtaacacaAATGGCACCGATCGTGAGACACGTGACgtgagcagcaacaacactgcAGCCGGAACAGCATCTGGGGCAGCAGGAACCGCAACGGGAGCCACTGCCCCAGCCACCAACTCCTcgaccacagcaacaacaacagcaacagctgcggGCACTTCAGGCGCCAGCACTTCATCCAGTCGAATGCAGGTAGATGATGCCTCAAATCCACCCTCAATACGCAGCACACCATCGCCAGTGCCCTCGAACTCAAGCAGCTCCAAGCCGAAGCGTGCCATGTCAGTGATGACATCGGAGCGTTCCGAGGAATCGGAATCGGACTCCCAAATGGACTGTCGTACCGAAGGTGACTCCAACATTGACACCGAAGGCGAGGGCAACGGTGAGCTGGGCATTAATGATGAAATTGAGCTTGTGTTTAAGCCACATCCCACAGAGATGTCGGCGGATAATCAATTGATACGTGCGCTTAAAGACAATTGCATACGCTATATCAAaacaactgcaaatgcaactgtAGATCATTTGAGCAAATATCTGGCCATGCGTCTCACCCTCGACTTGGGCGCAGATTTGCCCGAAGCTTGTCGGTTGCTCAATTTTTGCATCTATGTAgcgccacagccacagcagctggTCATCTTGAATGGCAATCAGACACTACATCAGGTCAACGATAAGTTCTGGAAG GTCAACAAGCCCATGGAAATGTATTATTCGTGGAAGAAAACCTAA
- the LOC132785655 gene encoding uncharacterized protein LOC132785655, with protein sequence MASTSYKNKTVKLIKCFCGCSDMTVEEVQRIYTLTNDVHQTLLDTDATRLLHRYLEQQRAGDKKEVEQFLDIYEKCAEYLQETQRTFAQDEIDELIDLGLPYDLEQDLTRRTLNGQRSEINLGLYRIQGKCRNEIEASSDFKDFRNAILAKMRRVPK encoded by the exons ATGGCGTCGACATCCTACAAG AACAAAACTGTAAAGTTGATCAAATGTTTTTGTGGATGTTCTGATATGACAGTTGAGGAAGTGCAGCGCATTTACACACTCACCAACGATGTGCATCAAACACTGCTGGACACGGATGCCACCAGATTACTGCATCGCTATTTGGAACAACAACGAGCGGGCGACAAGAAGGAGGTCGAACAGTTCCTAGACATTTATGAAAAGTGCGCCGAATATTTGCAGGAAACGCAACGAACTTTTGCCCAAGATGAAATTGATGAATTGATTGACTTGGGTTTGCCTTACGATCTGGAACAGGATCTGACGCGGCGCACACTTAATGGGCAACGTTCCGAGATTAATCTAGGACTTTATCGCATTCAGGGCAAGTGCCGCAATGAGATTGAAGCAAGCAGTGATTTCAAGGACTTTCGCAATGCAATTCTCGCTAAGATGCGCCGAGTGCCTAAATGA
- the LOC132784010 gene encoding hydroxysteroid dehydrogenase-like protein 2: MINSGKLAGRTLFITGASRGIGKAIALKAARDGANIVVAAKTAEPHPKLPGTIYTAAEEIEKAGGRAHPCIVDVRDEQQVRTAVKEAVAKFGGIDILINNASAISLTATPDTDMKRYDLMHHINTRGTFLVSKECLPYLEKSNHAHILNISPPLDMKSKWFSPHVAYSMAKYGMSMCVLGMSEEFRNRGIAVNALWPRTAIYTAAIEMLTGPDSASWSRKPEIMADAAYAILSREPKQSTGQFFVDDEVLESVGIKDLTDYACVRENADKLMLDFFLEAPAGEAVVGGAPAAAGDAKIPQLFKKIESLLSAEIVSKTQAVYQFNINGAEEGIWFLDLKNGTGACGTGAPPVAADATLTMNSNNFFDMFSGKLKAAPAYMSGKLKISGDFQKALKLEKLMKALKSKL, encoded by the coding sequence ATGATAAATTCCGGCAAATTAGCAGGACGCACTCTCTTCATAACCGGCGCCTCTCGTGGTATTGGCAAAGCAATCGCCTTGAAAGCTGCTCGCGATGGCGCAAACATTGTGGTGGCTGCCAAGACAGCCGAACCGCATCCCAAGTTGCCTGGTACCATCTACACAGCGGCCGAGGAGATCGAGAAGGCTGGTGGTCGAGCCCATCCCTGTATCGTAGATGTGCGTGATGAACAGCAGGTGCGTACAGCCGTTAAGGAGGCTGTTGCCAAATTTGGCGGCATCGATATTCTTATTAACAATGCCAGCGCCATCTCGTTGACGGCCACACCAGATACGGACATGAAGCGATACGATCTGATGCATCACATCAACACACGCGGCACTTTCCTAGTGTCTAAGGAATGTCTGCCCTATTTGGAGAAGAGCAACCACGCCCACATCCTGAACATTTCACCGCCTTTAGACATGAAGTCCAAATGGTTTAGTCCTCATGTGGCCTACTCTATGGCCAAGTATGGTATGTccatgtgtgtgcttggcatgTCGGAAGAGTTCCGCAATCGTGGCATTGCTGTCAATGCCCTTTGGCCTCGTACCGCCATCTATACGGCGGCCATTGAGATGCTAACGGGACCAGACAGCGCCAGTTGGTCGCGCAAACCAGAGATTATGGCGGATGCAGCCTATGCCATTCTCTCGCGGGAACCCAAACAGTCCACTGGTCAATTCTTTGTGGACGACGAGGTGCTCGAATCGGTGGGCATCAAGGATCTCACGGATTACGCGTGTGTGCGTGAAAATGCCGATAAGCTGATGTTGGACTTCTTTTTGGAGGCGCCTGCCGGAGAagctgttgttggtggtgcGCCGGCAGCTGCTGGAGATGCCAAAATCCCGCAGCTCTTCAAGAAAATCGAATCTTTGCTTTCAGCTGAAATCGTTTCCAAGACGCAGGCCGTCTATCAGTTCAATATCAATGGTGCCGAAGAAGGTATCTGGTTTTTGGATTTGAAGAATGGTACCGGTGCGTGCGGCACAGGTGCTCCTCCAGTTGCTGCGGATGCCACGCTGACCATGAACTCAAATAACTTCTTTGACATGTTTTCGGGAAAACTGAAGGCCGCTCCAGCTTACATGTCCGGCAAGCTCAAGATTAGCGGCGACTTCCAAAAGGCTCTGAAATTGGAGAAACTGATGAAAGCACTGAAATCAAAGTTGTAA
- the LOC132784011 gene encoding vacuolar protein sorting-associated protein 72 homolog isoform X1, giving the protein MAASRSRRHNAGNKIAKLLDEEEDDFYKTSYGGFQDEEDDNEYVQKDEEEDVVDSDFSIDEQDEPVSDQEEAPDKKRKRGGVNTKAYKVTSFFQLKTQSIILSCLLCRNLPSQRLSKKDAKPSTTLHKKRAGGGVVKRRVRPRFTVQDSGRKSIRTSTAIKTQATKIRLKELDDARKRKKKKVRVEDYMPSQEELLEEAKITEEENIKSLEKFQKMELEKKKTRPTKRVFTGPTIRYHSMTMPVMRKPTRTTTFPHDPNDPAAKCERTFVTIENDFNDKAFHAIFRPKRVPKNSSGICPITRLPARYFDPVTQQPYYSIQAFKILREAYYMQLEQQSSGNEPPELAKWMEWRKLVKENRQKAASSKLNILKD; this is encoded by the exons atggCTGCATCACGCTCACGTCGTCACAATGCGGGCAATAAAATAGCTAAACTATTAGACGAAGAGGAAGACGATTTCTACAAAACTTCATATGGCGGCTTTCAGGATGAAGAAGACGACAATGAATATGT CCAAAAAGACGAAGAGGAGGATGTTGTGGACTCCGACTTTAGCATTGACGAGCAGGACGAGCCCGTCTCCGATCAAGAAGAGGCGCCCGACAAAAAACGCAAACGGGGTGGTGTCAATACAAAAGCATACAAGGTAACatcattttttcaattaaaaacacaaagtATTATTTTATCCTGTTTACTGTGTAGGAACCTGCCAAGCCAACGCCTGTCAAAAAAGGACGCAAAACCCTCAACCACGCTGCACAAGAAACGTGCTGGCGGAGGCGTCGTAAAGCGTCGCGTGCGTCCACGCTTCACTGTGCAGGACTCGGGACGCAAGTCCATTCGCACATCGACTGCCATTAAGACACAGGCGACTAAGATACGGCTAAAGGAATTGGATGATGCGCGCAAacggaaaaagaaaaaggtaCGAGTGGAGGATTATATGCCCTCGCAGGAGGAGCTGCTGGAAGAGGCCAAAATCACCGAGGAGGAGAACATCAAGTCATTAG agaaatttcaaaaaatgGAACTGGAGAAAAAAAAGACGCGACCCACGAAAAGGGTTTTCACTGGGCCAACAATACGCTATCATTCGATGACCATGCCAGTGATGCGTAAGCCAACTCGCACCACAACCTTTCCACATGATCCCAACGATCCAGCCGCGAAATGTGAGCGTACATTCGTGACCATCGAGAATGATTTCAATGACAAGGCTTTCCATGCAATCTTCCGACCCAAACGAGTCCCCAAAAATTCTAGTGGCATCTGTCCCATTACCAGATTGCCGGCGCGCTACTTTGATCCTGTCACCCAACAGCCATACTACAGCATACAGGCATTTAAGATACTTAGAGAGGCGTACTATATGCAACTGGAACAGCAGAGCAGCGGCAACGAGCCGCCAGAGTTGGCCAAGTGGATGGAGTGGCGTAAACTGGTTAAAGAGAATCGCCAGAAGGCGGCTAGCTCTAAATTGAACATATTGAAGGATTAG
- the LOC132784011 gene encoding vacuolar protein sorting-associated protein 72 homolog isoform X2: protein MNMSKKTKRRMLWTPTLALTSRTSPSPIKKRRPTKNANGVVSIQKHTRNLPSQRLSKKDAKPSTTLHKKRAGGGVVKRRVRPRFTVQDSGRKSIRTSTAIKTQATKIRLKELDDARKRKKKKVRVEDYMPSQEELLEEAKITEEENIKSLEKFQKMELEKKKTRPTKRVFTGPTIRYHSMTMPVMRKPTRTTTFPHDPNDPAAKCERTFVTIENDFNDKAFHAIFRPKRVPKNSSGICPITRLPARYFDPVTQQPYYSIQAFKILREAYYMQLEQQSSGNEPPELAKWMEWRKLVKENRQKAASSKLNILKD, encoded by the exons ATGAATATGT CCAAAAAGACGAAGAGGAGGATGTTGTGGACTCCGACTTTAGCATTGACGAGCAGGACGAGCCCGTCTCCGATCAAGAAGAGGCGCCCGACAAAAAACGCAAACGGGGTGGTGTCAATACAAAAGCATACAAG GAACCTGCCAAGCCAACGCCTGTCAAAAAAGGACGCAAAACCCTCAACCACGCTGCACAAGAAACGTGCTGGCGGAGGCGTCGTAAAGCGTCGCGTGCGTCCACGCTTCACTGTGCAGGACTCGGGACGCAAGTCCATTCGCACATCGACTGCCATTAAGACACAGGCGACTAAGATACGGCTAAAGGAATTGGATGATGCGCGCAAacggaaaaagaaaaaggtaCGAGTGGAGGATTATATGCCCTCGCAGGAGGAGCTGCTGGAAGAGGCCAAAATCACCGAGGAGGAGAACATCAAGTCATTAG agaaatttcaaaaaatgGAACTGGAGAAAAAAAAGACGCGACCCACGAAAAGGGTTTTCACTGGGCCAACAATACGCTATCATTCGATGACCATGCCAGTGATGCGTAAGCCAACTCGCACCACAACCTTTCCACATGATCCCAACGATCCAGCCGCGAAATGTGAGCGTACATTCGTGACCATCGAGAATGATTTCAATGACAAGGCTTTCCATGCAATCTTCCGACCCAAACGAGTCCCCAAAAATTCTAGTGGCATCTGTCCCATTACCAGATTGCCGGCGCGCTACTTTGATCCTGTCACCCAACAGCCATACTACAGCATACAGGCATTTAAGATACTTAGAGAGGCGTACTATATGCAACTGGAACAGCAGAGCAGCGGCAACGAGCCGCCAGAGTTGGCCAAGTGGATGGAGTGGCGTAAACTGGTTAAAGAGAATCGCCAGAAGGCGGCTAGCTCTAAATTGAACATATTGAAGGATTAG